The sequence AATAGAATAGTATATCCCTTCCCTAAAAGCACTTTGTTAAAATAAATCTGCAAATTCGGAAAACACACGGAGAAAATCACATAGAATCTCTCTGGATAGACTGTGCTACACTATAGAGTTGAACGCCAAGACTTGTGGTGGTTGAATCTCTTGAACACCTTTTCTCAAGTAATTCCATCAGGACAATCTGTTTCAACCAGAAGAATGTTTTATCAATGTTGAAACACAAGTAGTGTATGGTTCTTCTAGGTGTGAACAAATGATAGATCAACAAAGGCTAGCCCGATACAAGGCAAAGATGCAATATATAATCAATAACCTAGATACTGCAGAACCCCTAACTGAGAATCCAAATGATATTGAGGAACGAGCGCTCTACTATTGCCTTCTGACGGCCATTGAAAGCACAATGGACTTGATGGCGATGGTGATTAAAGACAAAGGTGCGATTCCTAAAGGGGATAAGACAAACATCGAGTTTCTCAAATCAGAAGGCCTTATTTCGTCGGATTTGGCAGAGCATCTAAAGAAGTGCAATGGTTTGAGAAATGTACTCGTACACCAATACAATGGGATTGACAAGGAAATCGTCATAGAGTCCTATAGTGATGTGCGAGAGACTTTGAACGAAGTGGTAAACATCATAGGGGGCATTATAGATGAATCTTGAAATTATTCGCTCTGACTTAGAGGAGCTTTCAGACAGGGACGTCCTTATTTTTGGATCCTACGTCACTGGAGAATTCCGGGAAGGTTCAGACATCGATATTGCAGTCCTTGCTCATACCGAAGACAGAGAAGAAATGAAGAACCTGAAATTGCAATTGCTGTCTGCTGTGCCGGAAGGTTACGACCTTTCGATACTAGAAGCACTGCCAACTGTGGTGAAAGCAGGCGTTCTTAAGAACTATGAGGTGTTATTCGGGGACCCACCTGAAATTGGAGAGTACCTTCGGAAATACTGGAAGGAGTGGGAGGATTATAAACATCGACTGGAGCTGCCTACAGTCCAAGA is a genomic window of Candidatus Thorarchaeota archaeon containing:
- a CDS encoding DUF86 domain-containing protein; translation: MIDQQRLARYKAKMQYIINNLDTAEPLTENPNDIEERALYYCLLTAIESTMDLMAMVIKDKGAIPKGDKTNIEFLKSEGLISSDLAEHLKKCNGLRNVLVHQYNGIDKEIVIESYSDVRETLNEVVNIIGGIIDES
- a CDS encoding nucleotidyltransferase domain-containing protein, translated to MNLEIIRSDLEELSDRDVLIFGSYVTGEFREGSDIDIAVLAHTEDREEMKNLKLQLLSAVPEGYDLSILEALPTVVKAGVLKNYEVLFGDPPEIGEYLRKYWKEWEDYKHRLELPTVQEMRKSHLE